Proteins co-encoded in one Chrysemys picta bellii isolate R12L10 chromosome 13, ASM1138683v2, whole genome shotgun sequence genomic window:
- the LOC135975267 gene encoding poly [ADP-ribose] polymerase 2-like, whose amino-acid sequence MQISDMQMTMGCAKVRFPERCLERGRVGAAAPRMRRKQRAAEAGGAGLALELRWEWQDSGGTWHRFVPEQSEVLTQAARAGKPSVAVGSRVDLRRMVQRDGQTGQDRCVAAAVQDQDSYFVWCWQGDEEGQWLPYPADTCLALERARRGDGWPSLEVTFSRTRYTLDTAQMTQTNIRTGYQRRMERRESDAVDDDGRSEPSSVPGSSSPQGPPAPKRPRDGGASPNPGAGGESTEVIKTLIVKGKAPVDPECLAKLGKAHIYCEGDDVYDVMLNQTNLQFKNNKFYVLQLLEDDGPQSYSGWGRWGRVGRPGQHALVSCAGDLAQAKEIFTKKFLDKTKNHWAERCNFQKVPGKYNLLHMDSQPPAPQLACAGASQPKPASRLDPRVQALLGLICDLQAVEEIVLEMKYDTKKAPLGKLTVEQIRAGFQSLQKVEAVLRAGDTGRALLEACNEFYTRVPHDFGLRAPPLIRTWQELQEKVQLLEVLGEIQIAIKLARLELHGQEHPLDRSYRTLGCELQPLERVSAHFQVLERYLLSSHAPTHRDYSMELLEAFTLRRAGEPPFRASLSNRTLLWHGSQLGNWVGILSQGLRVAPPEAPVTGYMFGKGIYFADMSSKSANYCFASRQRDVGLLLLCEVALGECQELLEANAEAGKLPAGKLPPRKHSTKGLGKLAPAPTNSIMLDGAAVPLGPAVATGVTNPHGYNLNYNEFVVYDPGQVRMRYLLQVRFSFAPLW is encoded by the exons atgCAAATAAGCGATATGCAAATGACGATGGGCTGCGCGAAAGTTCGGTTCCCGGAACGTTGCCTGGAGCGTGGGCGGGTGGGAGCCGCCGCTCCCAG GATGAGGCGGAAGCAGAGGGCAGCCGAGGCAGGGGGCGCGGGCCTGGCACTGGAGCTGCGCTGGGAGTGGCAGGACTCCGGCGGCACCTGGCATCGCTTTGTGCCTGAGCAGAGCGAGGTGCTGACACAGGCAGCCAG GGCAGGGAAGCCCAGCGTGGCTGTGGGTTCCCGAGTGGACCTGCGGCGGATGGTGCAGCGGGATGGACAGACGGGGCAGGACAGATGTGTGGCAGCCGCTGTCCAGGACCAGGACTCCT ATTTCGTGTGGTGCTGGCAGGGGGACGAAGAGGGGCAGTGGCTGCCCTACCCTGCCGATACCTGCCTAGCACTGGAGCGAGCGCGGCGCGGTGACGGGTGGCCCAGCCTAGAGGTGACGTTCAGCCGGACCCGCTACACATTGGACACAGCACAGATGACCCAGACCAACATCAGAACTGGGTACCAGCGCCGGATGGAGCGGAGGGAGTCAg ACGCTGTGGATGATGATGGGCGATCTGAGCCCAGCTCCGTCCCTGGCTCCTCATCCCCCCAAGGGCCCCCAGCGCCGAAGAGACCCCGGGATGGGGGGGCCAGCCCCAACCCCGGAGCCGGGGGAGAGAGCACAG AGGTCATCAAGACCCTGATTGTGAAGGGGAAGGCGCCGGTGGATCCCGAGTGCTTGGCTAAACTGGGGAAG GCCCACATTTACTGTGAAGGGGACGACGTCTACGACGTGATGCTCAACCAG ACCAACCTCCAGTTCAAAAACAACAAGTTCTACGTcctacagctgctggaggacgATGGGCCGCAGAGCTACAgcggctgggggcgctgggggcgcg TGGGGCGGCCAGGCCAGCACGCGCTGGTGTCCTGCGCTGGGGACCTTGCCCAGGCCAAGGAGATCTTCACTAAGAA GTTCCTAGACAAGACCAAAAACCACTGGGCCGAGCGGTGCAACTTCCAGAAAGTGCCTGGCAAGTACAACCTGCTGCACATGGACAGCCAGCCCCCC GCCCCCCAGCTCGC TTGCGCGGGGGCCTCCCAGCCCAAACCAGCCTCACGACTGGACCCCCGAGTGCAGGCGCTGCTGGGGCTGATCTGCGACCTGCAGGCCGTGGAGGAGATTGTGCTGGAGATGAAGTATGACACCAAGAAGGCTCCTCTCG GGAAGCTGACGGTGGAGCAGATCCGTGCTGGGTTCCAGTCACTGCAGAAGGTGGAGGCGGTTCTGCGGGCCGGGGACACTGGACGGGCCCTGCTGGAAGCCTGCAACGAGTTCTACACCCGTGTGCCCCATGACTTTGG gcttCGGGCACCCCCATTGATCCGGACGTGGCAGGAGCTTCAGGAGaaggtgcagctgctggag gtccTGGGTGAGATCCAGATCGCCATCAAGCTGGCACGCTTGGAGCTGCATGGCCAGGAGCACCCGCTGGACCGAAGCTACCGCACGCTGGGCTGTGAGCTCCAACCCCTGGAGCGGGTCTCTGCCCACTTCCAG gTGCTGGAGCGGTACCTGCTCTCCTCCCATGCGCCCACCCACCGTGACTACTCCATGGAGCTGCTGGAGGCTTTCACCCTGCGCCGGGCCGGCGAGCCCCCCTTCCGCGCCAGCCTGTCCAAccg GACGTTGCTGTGGCATGGCTCCCAGCTGGGCAACTGGGTGGGGATCCTGAGCCAGGGGCTGCGAGTGGCACCCCCTGAGGCCCCCGTCACCGGCTACATG TTTGGGAAGGGCATTTACTTCGCAGACATGTCGTCCAAGAGCGCCAATTACTGCTTCGCCTCACGCCAGCGCGACGTgggcctgctgctgctgtgtgag GTGGCCCTGGGTGAgtgccaggagctgctggaggcaaATGCCGAGGCCGGGAAGCTGCCGGCCGGGAAGCTGCCGCCCAGGAAGCACAGCACCAAGGGGCTGGGGAAGCTGGCACCCGCCCCCACCAATAGCATCATGCT